A genome region from Pseudanabaena sp. Chao 1811 includes the following:
- a CDS encoding amino acid ABC transporter substrate-binding protein, whose translation MSLMPKHLPTDSLTSPKKKIPLRQWCFFASLTIALLSGCQEQQSTPTPNASPTSTAKPTTAAIAKEPEGILERVKTRGKLICGVNGKLSGFSYVDDKGVWSGLDVDYCKAIAAAVLGDAKAVEFKPLLAKDRFTALQSGEVDLLMRNTTRTLTRDATPNISFAPTTFFDGQGIMVRTGAKPTTPSSSPSSSPSPSATTSASPSASPSATSTPEPDKTSKSDAKDSKSDKQSPKTSEESTLSLKELSGKKICVETGINANNLESALKEANIDIYPTILPDLDSVLNTYAKGDCDAISSEKSQLAAWRSKLPRPADHKILDVSFSKEPLSPALVGNDKRWRDVVTWVVYATFYAEELGISMDNYTIFKDTKNPEVSRFLGTSDSLGIELGLAPDWTTQILKQVGNYSDIYNRNLAPLDVPRGLNRTWKQGGLLYSMPFR comes from the coding sequence ATGAGCTTAATGCCCAAGCATTTGCCTACAGACTCTTTAACTTCTCCTAAGAAAAAAATACCCCTGCGTCAATGGTGTTTTTTTGCGAGCTTAACCATTGCTCTCCTGTCAGGTTGTCAGGAGCAGCAATCAACCCCAACCCCCAATGCCTCGCCAACCAGCACTGCCAAACCCACAACGGCAGCGATCGCTAAGGAGCCAGAGGGCATTTTAGAAAGGGTGAAAACTCGCGGCAAGCTCATCTGTGGCGTAAATGGCAAATTATCAGGCTTTAGTTATGTTGATGATAAGGGAGTCTGGAGTGGCTTAGATGTCGATTATTGCAAAGCGATCGCGGCGGCAGTCTTGGGCGATGCCAAAGCCGTTGAGTTTAAACCTTTACTAGCAAAGGATCGATTTACTGCCTTACAAAGTGGTGAAGTTGATCTTTTGATGCGAAATACTACGCGCACGCTAACCCGTGATGCCACCCCCAATATTTCCTTTGCCCCAACAACTTTCTTTGATGGTCAGGGGATAATGGTACGAACTGGAGCAAAGCCGACTACGCCCAGCAGTTCACCCAGTAGTTCACCTAGTCCTAGCGCAACTACTTCTGCATCCCCCTCTGCATCCCCTAGTGCCACCAGTACCCCAGAACCTGACAAAACTAGTAAATCAGATGCTAAAGATAGTAAATCCGATAAGCAATCTCCAAAAACTAGTGAAGAATCGACTCTCTCTCTCAAAGAGCTATCAGGCAAAAAAATCTGTGTGGAAACAGGTATCAATGCTAACAATCTCGAATCGGCTCTGAAGGAAGCCAATATTGATATCTATCCAACGATTCTGCCCGATCTTGATAGTGTCTTGAATACCTATGCCAAAGGTGACTGTGACGCAATCTCTTCTGAAAAATCGCAACTCGCCGCATGGAGAAGTAAACTTCCTCGTCCTGCTGATCACAAAATCCTCGATGTTAGTTTCTCCAAAGAACCTCTGAGTCCTGCCTTAGTTGGCAATGATAAGCGCTGGAGGGATGTTGTGACTTGGGTGGTCTATGCCACTTTTTATGCAGAAGAGTTGGGCATCAGCATGGATAACTACACCATTTTCAAAGATACTAAGAATCCTGAGGTCTCAAGGTTTCTCGGTACTTCGGATTCGCTGGGCATTGAGCTAGGGCTTGCGCCAGATTGGACTACCCAAATCCTGAAGCAAGTCGGCAACTACAGCGATATCTATAATCGTAATCTAGCTCCTCTAGATGTTCCACGCGGATTAAATCGCACTTGGAAGCAAGGCGGTTTGCTCTATTCGATGCCCTTTAGATAG
- a CDS encoding DUF433 domain-containing protein: MNRQKLLARISINPNICFGKPCIRGHRIWVSLILDFLASGMTIAELIEEYTQLQVDDIYACIAYGAEMSRDRYIDIPLEQSA; the protein is encoded by the coding sequence ATGAATCGACAAAAACTGTTAGCTCGAATTTCCATAAATCCAAATATTTGTTTTGGTAAACCTTGCATTCGAGGTCATCGGATTTGGGTGTCTTTGATTCTTGATTTTTTAGCAAGTGGAATGACGATCGCTGAATTAATTGAAGAGTATACCCAATTACAAGTGGATGATATTTATGCTTGTATTGCCTATGGTGCGGAAATGTCGCGGGATCGATATATTGATATTCCTTTGGAGCAGTCTGCGTGA
- a CDS encoding leucine-rich repeat domain-containing protein, whose amino-acid sequence MTDAELLAIIAQAEREGWTELDLSGNDLEGLPRAIGRLQSLEKLILGKWDDKEGKKGNSLTAIPQEIFQLTNLKELSIAYNQITSIPDSISNLANLTTLSLSSNQITAIPDSFSNLANLTTLNLSSNQITAIPDSFSNLANLTTLNLSSNQITAIPDSFSNLANLTTLYLYSNQITAIPDSFSNLANLTTLYLYSNQITAIPDSFSNLANLTTLNLSSNQITAIPDSFSNLANLTTLYLYSNQITAIPDSFSNLANLTTLYLYSNQITAIPDSFSNLANLTTLYLYSNQITAIPDSISNLANLTTLYLSSNQITAIPDSFSNLANLTTLNLSSNQITAIPDSFSNLANLTTLNLSSNQITAIPDSFSNLANLTTLYLYSNQITAIPDSFSNLANLTTLYLYSNQITAIPDSFSNLANLTTLYLYSNQITAIPDSFSNLANLTELKLIDNPLPIPPEILEDYYNPSAIIGYWQKWKQSERKPLNEAKVILIGHGAVGKTSLVRQLIDRNFKPDETKTEGIDIRHWQIKAREETVKLRVWDFGGQEIMHATHQFFLTERSLYLLVLNARKDEGNNDVEYWLKIIESFGKDAPVLIIANKSDEHPLKLNRRHLQEKYPNIQGFFETSCKTGLGVGELRKAIAQQIAAMDHVFNELPQQWFHLKEQIEKDKRDHISYTEYERICNDQEISDRQERRDLIRLLHLLGIVLNFAEDTRLQDTSVLNPEWVTGGVYRILNDNLLSTKYKGMLNWQDLTRILTPKNKGDRDCYSENRDRQFILDMMQKFELCFPLDANSQKPIYLIPELLDEEEPDTGTWENTLNLEYHYKILFSSVISRFIVKMHRCISKRTYWRTGVILAFPEGNRAYIKADLADAKIFIRIDGNPNTRRSSLAAIRNNFESIHHSISALEVDERVPLPDNPKVSISYKHLLKLESRGEINYFPEGSDRAYNIRELLDGISSIEDRRSRQNYDKREDAFSRYPQPVIVNINTHNQQQQITAMTQEPDNNSKSTISSRPKRNPWTSGSFFLFALVVIIAAIIIASKYIPPIFLPIVIIGGILGLGVVGALQLRNDEGLSEENFLILMLKTYTLLPFLKQDRSDNKSNPPNLEEKS is encoded by the coding sequence ATGACAGACGCAGAGTTATTGGCAATAATCGCACAAGCAGAACGTGAGGGCTGGACGGAACTCGATCTGTCGGGGAACGATCTGGAAGGGTTGCCCAGAGCAATTGGACGGTTGCAAAGTCTGGAAAAGTTGATTTTAGGTAAGTGGGACGATAAGGAAGGAAAGAAAGGAAATAGTTTAACTGCTATTCCCCAAGAAATTTTTCAATTGACCAATCTCAAAGAACTTTCTATTGCATACAACCAAATCACGTCGATACCAGACTCGATCTCGAACTTAGCCAATCTGACTACGCTTTCCCTCTCTAGCAACCAAATCACGGCGATACCAGACTCGTTCTCCAACTTAGCCAATCTGACTACGCTTAACCTCTCTAGCAACCAAATCACGGCGATACCAGACTCGTTCTCCAACTTAGCCAATCTGACTACGCTTAACCTCTCTAGCAACCAAATCACGGCGATACCAGACTCGTTCTCCAACTTAGCCAATCTGACTACGCTTTACCTCTATAGCAACCAAATCACGGCGATACCAGACTCGTTCTCCAACTTAGCCAATCTGACTACGCTTTACCTCTATAGCAACCAAATCACGGCGATACCAGACTCGTTCTCCAACTTAGCCAATCTGACTACGCTTAACCTCTCTAGCAACCAAATCACGGCGATACCAGACTCGTTCTCCAACTTAGCCAATCTGACTACGCTTTACCTCTATAGCAACCAAATCACGGCGATACCAGACTCGTTCTCCAACTTAGCCAATCTGACTACGCTTTACCTCTATAGCAACCAAATCACGGCGATACCAGACTCGTTCTCCAACTTAGCCAATCTGACTACGCTTTACCTCTATAGCAACCAAATCACGGCGATACCAGACTCGATCTCGAACTTAGCCAATCTGACTACGCTTTACCTCTCTAGCAACCAAATCACGGCGATACCAGACTCGTTCTCCAACTTAGCCAATCTGACTACGCTTAACCTCTCTAGCAACCAAATCACGGCGATACCAGACTCGTTCTCCAACTTAGCCAATCTGACTACGCTTAACCTCTCTAGCAACCAAATCACGGCGATACCAGACTCGTTCTCCAACTTAGCCAATCTGACTACGCTTTACCTCTATAGCAACCAAATCACGGCGATACCAGACTCGTTCTCCAACTTAGCCAATCTGACTACGCTTTACCTCTATAGCAACCAAATCACGGCGATACCAGACTCGTTCTCCAACTTAGCCAATCTGACTACGCTTTACCTCTATAGCAACCAAATCACGGCGATACCAGACTCGTTCTCCAACTTAGCCAATCTGACGGAGCTTAAACTTATAGATAATCCATTACCGATTCCGCCAGAAATTTTGGAAGATTATTACAACCCATCGGCGATTATTGGCTATTGGCAAAAATGGAAACAGAGCGAACGAAAGCCACTTAATGAAGCGAAAGTAATCTTAATCGGACATGGCGCAGTTGGCAAAACCTCACTGGTGCGGCAGTTGATCGATCGCAACTTCAAACCCGATGAAACCAAAACCGAAGGCATTGATATCAGACATTGGCAAATAAAAGCTCGTGAAGAAACAGTCAAGCTCAGGGTTTGGGACTTTGGCGGACAGGAAATCATGCACGCCACCCATCAGTTCTTTTTGACCGAGCGCAGCCTCTATCTTTTAGTACTCAATGCCCGCAAAGACGAAGGCAACAACGATGTCGAATATTGGCTAAAAATTATTGAGAGCTTCGGCAAAGATGCCCCCGTCCTGATTATTGCCAACAAAAGCGACGAACATCCCCTCAAACTCAACCGCCGCCATCTGCAAGAGAAATATCCCAACATTCAAGGCTTCTTTGAAACCTCCTGCAAAACAGGGCTAGGCGTTGGTGAACTTCGCAAAGCGATCGCCCAACAAATCGCCGCAATGGATCATGTGTTTAATGAACTACCCCAGCAATGGTTTCACCTCAAAGAGCAAATCGAAAAGGACAAACGCGACCATATCAGCTATACCGAATACGAACGTATCTGCAACGATCAAGAAATTAGCGATCGCCAAGAACGCCGCGACCTAATTCGCCTCTTGCACCTACTGGGCATCGTTCTCAACTTCGCCGAAGATACCAGACTCCAAGACACCAGCGTTCTCAATCCCGAATGGGTCACAGGCGGCGTATATCGCATTCTCAATGACAATTTACTCAGCACCAAATACAAGGGAATGCTGAACTGGCAAGACCTCACCCGCATTCTCACGCCCAAAAATAAAGGCGATCGCGATTGTTATTCAGAAAATCGCGATCGGCAATTCATTCTCGACATGATGCAAAAATTCGAGTTATGTTTTCCCCTTGATGCTAATTCTCAAAAGCCCATTTACCTAATTCCCGAACTCCTTGACGAAGAAGAACCCGACACAGGCACATGGGAAAATACCCTCAACCTTGAATATCACTACAAAATCCTATTTAGCAGTGTCATTTCCCGCTTCATTGTCAAAATGCACCGCTGCATCTCTAAACGCACCTACTGGCGCACAGGTGTAATTCTCGCATTCCCCGAAGGTAATCGCGCCTACATCAAAGCCGATCTCGCCGACGCGAAAATCTTTATCCGCATCGATGGCAATCCCAACACTCGCCGATCCTCCCTCGCCGCCATTCGCAACAATTTTGAATCGATCCACCACAGCATCTCGGCACTAGAAGTCGATGAGCGTGTTCCCTTACCAGATAATCCTAAAGTCAGTATCAGTTACAAACATCTACTCAAATTAGAATCGAGAGGTGAGATAAATTATTTTCCTGAAGGTAGCGATCGCGCTTACAATATCCGCGAATTACTTGATGGCATTAGTAGTATTGAAGATAGGCGATCGCGCCAAAATTATGATAAACGTGAAGATGCTTTCAGCCGCTATCCCCAGCCTGTCATCGTTAATATCAATACCCACAATCAACAACAACAAATCACAGCCATGACGCAAGAGCCAGATAACAACTCCAAATCGACCATATCATCCAGACCCAAACGAAACCCTTGGACATCAGGCTCATTTTTTCTGTTTGCTCTTGTCGTAATCATTGCCGCGATTATCATTGCTAGTAAATATATCCCTCCAATTTTTCTCCCGATCGTAATTATTGGAGGGATTCTAGGTTTAGGTGTAGTTGGTGCATTACAGCTTCGTAATGACGAAGGACTATCTGAAGAAAATTTTTTAATCCTGATGTTAAAAACCTATACACTCCTTCCTTTTTTGAAACAGGATAGATCTGACAACAAATCCAATCCACCAAATCTAGAAGAAAAGAGTTAA
- a CDS encoding DUF433 domain-containing protein, whose translation MSITATIYPYIAASSEIAGGVPIIEGTRVTVRRIAGYYQMGMNVDEILSVLSHLRPSQVHSALAYYFDHQEEIEKDLEESSNIEYWKSQALVHPKAGR comes from the coding sequence ATGAGTATTACCGCAACAATTTATCCTTATATTGCCGCTAGTTCTGAGATTGCGGGTGGTGTGCCAATTATTGAAGGTACGAGAGTAACGGTGCGGCGGATTGCTGGATATTATCAGATGGGGATGAATGTGGATGAAATTTTAAGTGTGCTTTCCCATTTACGACCTTCTCAGGTACATTCGGCGCTTGCCTATTATTTCGATCATCAGGAGGAAATTGAGAAGGATTTGGAAGAGTCTTCTAATATTGAGTATTGGAAGAGTCAAGCGTTAGTTCATCCTAAAGCGGGTCGTTAA
- a CDS encoding WD40 repeat domain-containing protein, with translation MIQVDQSIRHLEDLYSLNERSLDILVKAINSSQGSFSLIVINCNYRNLRQKILTALTTKTGWLCREIWWRESHENLYGKLQNLLRDGEIENIPALMCLGLEQTRANNPEDFAKLFFDANLFRDRLKRHLKCPLVLWLDDLHLQQLLVTAPELANLAAPPIKFELAPMELAREVHQQVERLFEVTRNPQIPLFWQDSKIDADRDAFSYSELELARRELRISQQQDQHEHPQICPEMEAKLDFVLGRLLWRSPEAHANEVYEESQGEVHSVSQIYYQCSLAYWQKEHKLVESGIVLFYLGNLWWHNSFVNGRQAHDSWIKAKKFFQEAIAAFKSAERNELIAKYSRAYSGVLEQLREWQELEQVIQSLLPLHEQMPLELAQDYGYLAKIAVEKRDWAKVKEYSSYAIATLEKAPIFDDDQLAYNWQRLRQIQVGQYQLLLTQSHFQLKELDLAAALMKSMLANFNFNDEPKLYIRFLDTFHDIAFAQGLYLQAFQTRKKQRSLEQQYGLRAFIGAGVLQPKQFSPNPSIAALDTSRFDVNASEIVASGRNQDVERLVERILSVEHQLTVIHGESGVGKSSLVRAGLIPALIQRSLTGQELIPIKIRVYTDWVNAISFALYVGQDFSNGFNIFRDDVTQIPPSHRRYRERRKNGDRDAANLLNKLKQVANSGTQIVLIFDQFEEFFFIYNQPQEREVFIEFWRACLKIPLLKLVVSIREDYLYLLLELESAHAEVDILSRNFRYALGNLSVSDAKSLIENLTEQANFPLEPVLIDELVRDLAGDRGTVRPIELQLVGSQLQDRNINTLAAYRLAGGKQRLVEQSVEEVIQACGKAAFIAQQVLVLLTDEQGKRPLRTYNELRTGILPYSGNTADLDLVLEILIGSGLVFQLSDVDSNRYQLIHDYLVAFIRANQEAGLQAELIKVRSSAQRSQTNFNRLTKFALVGTALGLFIMAGLAFQANRQRQLAEFGEIEALISSAKSSFLLNNQLEALATVVKSAKKLNNTSEGADRSRITKLNLEALQMIVYSMRERYRFNPQKMDAPFYAAKFSHNGNIMAFGSYDGSVYLFQSNGKPISRLIGFNAIEIRGLSFSPDDRQIASVGQGKSVRIWDVETGKLVAKFYAHQDDIFRVHFHPQGKMLLTASKDGTAKLWDRDRGMEIVTIRPTNMENNPIKSRGADAIQDASFSPDGNLIVTAKGRTISLWNLQGQLLTSAIAHDKKIHSVSFHPSGKQLATSGSDETVKIWKIVEKPIINPVDLSNISEELPDGLTEIENRTGSEPAPPKSVSYQLQLTHTFKTNATDILSVKFSADGQRIALGAQDNSIQILNLEGAIEMKLGGHTNAIFDVNFSPSGRYLLSASKDRTVRLWDLKATLLDTIYGHTDNIWSVNFSPDGKIFASGGVDKSVRLWNADGSFRQELKGHEDTVYGVSFSADGKKLVSASTDKTVKIWDRTSGKLLHTLNIHGSGLVYAAFSPDQKTLVTLGIDNKIKLWQWDNTDKPKLLHVLDGHKKEVWAIAFSPDSQSLASTSNDQTVRIWNVKTGQNTNTMEAHLNGGLAVAYTPDGKQIASAGKDGKVKLWNAQTGILEKVITVNVDSWIYGINFSPNGRAIATANADKTIKIVDLESGEILKNLVGHTAEVNAVSYSPNGEYLISASRDNTLKLWNAETLTFNELVQRGCNLLENYLEYTPTLTPEQKQLCKQ, from the coding sequence GTGATTCAGGTCGATCAATCGATCAGGCATCTGGAAGACTTATATTCCCTTAATGAGCGATCGCTAGATATTTTAGTTAAAGCGATCAATTCATCTCAGGGATCTTTTTCGCTGATCGTTATTAACTGTAACTACCGTAATCTGCGTCAAAAAATCTTGACTGCCCTTACCACCAAAACGGGTTGGCTATGTCGTGAAATCTGGTGGCGAGAATCCCATGAAAATTTATACGGGAAGTTGCAAAATCTTCTGAGAGATGGAGAAATTGAAAATATTCCTGCCCTAATGTGTTTGGGCTTAGAGCAAACTAGGGCAAACAATCCAGAGGATTTTGCAAAGTTATTCTTTGATGCCAATCTATTTCGCGATCGCCTCAAAAGGCATCTCAAATGCCCACTGGTACTATGGCTCGATGATCTGCATCTACAACAGCTTTTAGTAACGGCTCCTGAACTTGCAAATCTCGCTGCTCCTCCGATTAAGTTTGAACTTGCGCCTATGGAGTTAGCCCGTGAAGTGCATCAGCAAGTCGAGCGGCTGTTTGAAGTTACCAGAAATCCCCAGATCCCTCTATTTTGGCAAGATAGCAAAATCGATGCCGATCGCGACGCATTTTCCTATAGTGAGCTAGAGCTTGCCAGACGTGAGCTACGCATTTCCCAGCAGCAGGATCAACATGAGCATCCCCAGATTTGCCCAGAAATGGAGGCGAAATTAGATTTTGTGTTGGGACGTTTGTTGTGGCGATCACCTGAAGCACATGCCAATGAGGTCTATGAAGAATCTCAAGGTGAAGTACATAGCGTCTCCCAAATTTATTATCAATGCAGTCTAGCCTATTGGCAAAAGGAACATAAGCTGGTTGAAAGTGGCATCGTTTTATTCTATCTAGGGAATTTATGGTGGCATAACTCCTTTGTGAATGGGCGGCAGGCTCATGATTCTTGGATTAAAGCTAAGAAATTCTTTCAAGAAGCGATCGCCGCTTTTAAAAGTGCAGAGCGTAATGAACTCATTGCAAAATATAGTCGCGCCTATAGCGGTGTTCTCGAACAACTGAGGGAATGGCAAGAGCTAGAACAGGTGATCCAATCATTGCTGCCATTGCATGAACAGATGCCCCTCGAACTTGCCCAAGACTATGGCTATTTAGCCAAAATTGCTGTAGAAAAGAGAGACTGGGCAAAGGTCAAAGAATATTCCAGCTATGCGATCGCTACCCTAGAGAAAGCCCCTATTTTTGATGACGATCAGCTAGCGTACAATTGGCAGCGTCTGCGTCAAATCCAAGTCGGACAATATCAACTTTTACTAACTCAGAGCCATTTTCAACTCAAAGAATTAGATTTAGCCGCAGCCTTGATGAAATCGATGCTCGCTAATTTCAATTTCAATGATGAACCAAAACTCTATATCCGCTTCCTTGATACTTTTCATGATATTGCCTTTGCCCAAGGGCTGTATCTGCAAGCCTTTCAGACCAGAAAAAAACAGCGATCGCTAGAGCAGCAATATGGACTTAGAGCCTTTATCGGTGCAGGAGTTCTCCAGCCTAAACAATTTTCACCCAATCCAAGTATTGCTGCCCTTGATACGAGTAGATTTGATGTTAATGCCAGTGAGATTGTTGCCTCAGGACGCAATCAGGATGTTGAGCGTTTAGTTGAGCGGATTCTTTCGGTGGAGCATCAACTCACTGTCATTCATGGTGAGTCGGGCGTTGGTAAAAGCTCATTGGTCAGAGCAGGGCTAATTCCTGCCCTAATTCAGCGATCGCTAACAGGACAAGAATTAATTCCCATCAAGATTCGTGTTTATACAGACTGGGTTAATGCTATTTCCTTTGCGCTGTATGTTGGTCAGGACTTCAGCAATGGATTCAATATTTTTAGAGATGATGTAACCCAAATACCTCCATCCCATCGTCGATATCGTGAACGGAGGAAAAATGGCGATCGTGATGCCGCGAACCTACTCAATAAACTTAAACAAGTAGCCAATAGTGGCACTCAGATTGTTCTTATTTTCGACCAATTTGAAGAATTCTTTTTTATCTACAATCAGCCACAGGAAAGAGAAGTCTTTATAGAATTTTGGCGAGCTTGCCTCAAAATTCCATTACTAAAATTAGTCGTCTCGATCCGTGAAGATTACTTATATTTACTCTTAGAGTTAGAATCTGCCCATGCAGAAGTTGATATTCTGAGTCGCAACTTTCGATATGCACTAGGCAATCTCTCTGTCTCTGATGCTAAATCCTTAATCGAAAATCTCACTGAACAAGCAAACTTTCCCCTTGAACCAGTTTTAATTGATGAGTTAGTTAGAGATTTAGCAGGCGATCGCGGCACGGTGCGCCCCATCGAATTGCAGTTAGTCGGTTCTCAACTCCAAGACCGTAATATTAATACGCTGGCTGCCTACCGTCTTGCGGGTGGCAAACAGCGCCTCGTTGAGCAATCTGTAGAAGAGGTGATCCAAGCCTGTGGCAAAGCTGCTTTTATTGCCCAACAGGTGCTAGTTCTATTGACCGACGAACAGGGTAAGCGCCCATTACGGACTTATAACGAATTACGCACAGGGATTTTACCTTATTCTGGCAATACAGCCGATCTAGACTTAGTTTTAGAGATTCTCATTGGCTCAGGTTTAGTCTTTCAATTATCGGATGTTGATAGCAATCGTTATCAATTGATCCATGATTATCTAGTGGCATTTATTCGGGCGAATCAAGAAGCAGGTTTGCAAGCAGAGTTAATCAAGGTACGTTCTTCTGCCCAACGGAGTCAAACCAACTTCAACCGTCTCACTAAGTTTGCGTTAGTGGGTACAGCATTGGGACTCTTTATTATGGCAGGCTTAGCATTTCAAGCCAATCGCCAACGTCAACTCGCTGAATTTGGTGAAATTGAAGCCTTGATCTCTTCGGCAAAGTCCAGCTTTTTGCTAAATAATCAATTGGAAGCATTAGCAACGGTTGTGAAGTCGGCGAAGAAACTGAACAATACTAGTGAGGGAGCAGATCGAAGTAGAATTACCAAATTAAATTTGGAAGCACTCCAAATGATTGTCTATAGTATGCGTGAGCGCTATCGATTTAATCCTCAAAAAATGGATGCTCCATTCTATGCAGCTAAATTTAGTCATAATGGCAATATTATGGCTTTCGGGAGCTATGACGGTAGCGTTTATCTCTTTCAAAGTAATGGTAAGCCGATTTCGCGCCTCATTGGGTTTAATGCGATCGAAATTCGGGGCTTGAGTTTTAGTCCCGATGATCGCCAGATTGCGTCGGTGGGACAGGGCAAAAGTGTTCGCATTTGGGATGTTGAGACAGGTAAGCTAGTTGCTAAGTTCTATGCCCATCAGGACGATATCTTTAGAGTCCATTTCCATCCTCAAGGCAAAATGTTGCTCACGGCAAGTAAAGATGGCACGGCAAAACTTTGGGATCGTGATCGCGGCATGGAAATAGTCACGATCAGACCTACAAATATGGAGAACAATCCGATTAAAAGTCGCGGTGCGGATGCAATTCAAGATGCTAGTTTTAGCCCCGATGGTAATTTGATTGTGACTGCTAAGGGTCGCACCATTTCACTCTGGAACTTGCAAGGACAATTACTGACGAGTGCGATCGCCCATGACAAAAAAATTCATAGTGTGAGTTTCCATCCAAGTGGCAAGCAATTAGCCACCTCTGGCAGTGATGAAACCGTCAAGATATGGAAAATCGTCGAAAAGCCGATTATTAATCCTGTGGATCTATCAAATATTTCTGAGGAGCTACCTGATGGATTGACTGAGATTGAAAACAGAACAGGTAGTGAACCAGCTCCACCGAAGTCTGTCAGCTATCAACTGCAATTGACCCACACCTTCAAAACGAACGCAACGGATATTTTGAGTGTCAAGTTTAGTGCTGATGGTCAAAGGATTGCCCTTGGCGCTCAAGACAATTCGATTCAAATCCTCAATCTCGAAGGGGCGATCGAAATGAAATTAGGCGGACATACCAATGCTATTTTTGACGTTAATTTTAGCCCCAGTGGTCGCTATCTTCTATCAGCTAGCAAGGATCGTACCGTGCGACTCTGGGATCTCAAAGCAACATTGCTCGATACCATTTATGGACATACCGATAATATTTGGTCAGTGAATTTTAGCCCTGATGGAAAAATATTTGCCTCAGGTGGTGTCGATAAAAGTGTGCGTCTTTGGAATGCCGATGGTTCTTTCCGTCAAGAACTCAAAGGGCATGAGGATACAGTCTATGGGGTAAGCTTTAGCGCTGATGGTAAGAAATTGGTTTCCGCCAGTACTGACAAAACCGTCAAGATTTGGGATAGAACATCAGGGAAACTCCTGCATACGCTCAATATTCATGGATCGGGGCTGGTCTATGCCGCCTTTAGCCCTGATCAAAAGACCTTAGTGACTCTGGGTATCGATAATAAAATTAAGCTGTGGCAATGGGATAACACGGACAAGCCCAAGTTATTGCATGTCCTAGATGGTCATAAAAAAGAAGTTTGGGCGATCGCCTTTAGTCCTGATAGTCAGTCCTTAGCCTCGACCAGTAATGATCAAACCGTAAGAATTTGGAATGTGAAGACTGGACAAAATACCAACACGATGGAAGCCCATCTCAATGGTGGTTTGGCGGTTGCCTATACCCCCGATGGAAAACAAATTGCTTCGGCAGGCAAAGATGGCAAGGTCAAATTATGGAATGCTCAAACAGGAATATTAGAAAAAGTAATTACGGTGAATGTGGATTCTTGGATCTATGGCATTAACTTTAGTCCTAATGGTCGTGCGATCGCCACAGCCAATGCTGATAAAACAATCAAAATTGTCGATCTTGAGAGTGGTGAAATCCTCAAAAATTTGGTAGGTCATACCGCCGAGGTCAATGCAGTGAGCTACAGTCCTAATGGGGAATACCTGATTTCAGCGAGTCGCGACAATACTCTAAAATTGTGGAATGCGGAGACCTTGACGTTTAATGAGCTAGTTCAGAGGGGTTGCAATCTGCTAGAAAATTATCTCGAATATACACCAACCCTAACCCCAGAACAGAAACAACTCTGTAAGCAATGA
- a CDS encoding DUF5615 family PIN-like protein codes for MTKVKLLLDEDVQLDLASALRKRGYEATHVQELGRKGRSDREQFEYAIEQGSCMFTFNVKDFVLLHNDHVISEKEHFGIIVSPQLPIGEALRRLLVLLQRSSHESTKNVLEFL; via the coding sequence ATGACTAAGGTGAAGTTATTGCTAGATGAAGATGTGCAGCTTGACTTGGCTTCGGCTTTACGCAAGAGGGGGTATGAGGCTACTCATGTGCAAGAGTTGGGTAGAAAGGGAAGAAGCGATCGCGAACAGTTTGAGTATGCGATCGAGCAGGGTAGTTGTATGTTTACTTTCAATGTGAAGGATTTTGTGTTGCTGCACAATGACCATGTGATTTCAGAAAAGGAACATTTTGGAATTATTGTATCGCCTCAGTTGCCGATTGGTGAAGCTTTGCGGAGGTTGTTAGTTTTGCTACAAAGAAGTTCCCATGAATCGACAAAAAATGTGTTGGAATTTCTATGA